From the genome of Clostridia bacterium, one region includes:
- a CDS encoding lysylphosphatidylglycerol synthase transmembrane domain-containing protein, which produces MMRNSKKLLTTGLSIALATALMYYLLSKAGFGLIVKNLTLLDYRWVSLAIALYTFDMVIRAFRWRVVLKGNDINISIWDSFLAYNLGNSLNIIIPAKMGDIARSYYLKKKFSLGYSRTLPATFLDRVFDVLGVYVVLLFCGIYIITRTKLATWLYYTFAAGIAALIVTVAAMEILLRRKDVIERIKNEKLKSLVQSLMEAFSSSFKDKSNFMLLLACSVAIWLCEGVFSYFIFISMGQYMNPFIIIFATMIAILTKVVPITPGGIGVFEGTMALMLSLFGLDARTGVVVSTVNHFIMNFYTILLGIYALLKENISISAIQQERVDEK; this is translated from the coding sequence ATGATGAGGAACAGTAAAAAATTATTGACTACTGGGTTGAGCATAGCTCTTGCGACAGCGCTTATGTACTATCTGCTTTCAAAAGCAGGCTTTGGGCTGATTGTAAAAAACTTGACGCTGCTTGATTATAGATGGGTGTCTTTAGCCATTGCTCTATACACTTTTGATATGGTAATAAGGGCGTTCAGGTGGAGGGTTGTATTAAAAGGCAATGATATTAATATTAGCATCTGGGATTCCTTCCTTGCATACAATCTGGGAAACAGCCTCAATATAATCATTCCCGCCAAAATGGGAGACATCGCAAGATCATATTATCTGAAGAAAAAGTTTTCATTAGGGTATTCACGGACGCTGCCGGCTACATTTTTGGACAGGGTGTTTGATGTGCTGGGGGTATACGTGGTTTTGCTTTTTTGCGGTATATACATAATAACGAGAACCAAGCTTGCGACATGGCTTTATTATACCTTTGCGGCAGGGATTGCAGCGCTTATTGTCACAGTTGCTGCAATGGAAATACTGTTAAGAAGGAAAGATGTAATTGAACGTATTAAAAATGAAAAACTGAAAAGCCTGGTGCAGTCATTAATGGAAGCTTTCTCAAGCTCCTTCAAGGATAAAAGCAACTTCATGCTGCTCCTTGCATGCTCAGTTGCAATCTGGCTGTGCGAGGGAGTATTCTCATATTTTATATTCATTTCTATGGGGCAATATATGAATCCTTTCATTATTATATTCGCAACCATGATAGCCATTCTTACAAAGGTTGTTCCAATTACACCCGGAGGCATCGGAGTGTTTGAGGGAACAATGGCGCTTATGCTCTCCCTCTTCGGATTGGATGCCAGGACCGGGGTGGTTGTGTCTACTGTCAATCATTTCATTATGAATTTTTACACAATTTTACTTGGGATATATGCATTGCTTAAGGAAAATATAAGTATATCGGCGATACAGCAGGAAAGGGTAGATGAGAAATGA
- a CDS encoding NAD(P)/FAD-dependent oxidoreductase, translating to MRIGIIGCGITGLTAAYVLAKKGHEVELFEAAEAVGGIAGAVQMDGFYLEKYYHHFFKSDKHIISLLEELGIGSELSWLESRMGYFTDNMAYEFGTPLSLLKFKPLPVMDKFKFGMSVLRLMGIKDWRPLEQVTAKKWLVENAGEKAFEKVWKPLLVTKFGEQYDSISMAWFWGKIRLRGSSKENGKEVLGYINGSSSLLFERLTESLEGSGAKINLNCRVESIKKDGAGFTLLTQQCRGEQCSPSKDSFERIIAAVPLPIFGKLAESILPENYIDKISAAEHTSVVCMVLMLKKSFSRYYWLNIGDESIPFGGLIEHTNLLDKSSYNNKNVLYISNYLYKDSKLFSMSSEELLKEYIPHLKKINPEFDESWVEGVYTFRDEYAQPIIKCGYSKIKPEFETPVAGLFIASMCNIYPEDRGVNYAVRDGKMVAELVGANSVRPITHVNNSDFVR from the coding sequence ATGAGGATTGGCATAATAGGGTGCGGGATAACAGGCTTGACAGCAGCATATGTGCTCGCGAAAAAAGGACATGAGGTTGAGCTTTTTGAAGCAGCTGAAGCTGTGGGAGGCATAGCAGGAGCTGTGCAAATGGATGGATTTTATCTGGAGAAGTACTATCACCATTTTTTTAAATCAGATAAGCATATAATATCGCTTCTGGAGGAGCTGGGCATAGGAAGCGAGCTTTCGTGGCTGGAAAGCAGGATGGGATATTTTACTGACAATATGGCATATGAATTTGGTACTCCGCTGTCACTTTTGAAATTCAAACCCTTGCCTGTTATGGATAAATTTAAGTTCGGAATGTCTGTTTTGAGACTTATGGGGATAAAAGACTGGCGGCCATTGGAGCAGGTGACTGCAAAGAAGTGGCTTGTGGAAAACGCTGGAGAAAAAGCCTTTGAAAAGGTTTGGAAGCCTCTTCTGGTCACGAAATTCGGTGAGCAATATGACAGCATCTCTATGGCATGGTTTTGGGGTAAAATCAGACTCAGGGGCTCCTCCAAGGAAAATGGAAAAGAAGTGCTGGGCTACATCAACGGAAGCAGCAGCCTTCTTTTTGAAAGACTGACAGAGAGCTTGGAGGGTAGCGGAGCAAAAATAAACCTAAACTGCAGGGTTGAGTCGATAAAAAAGGATGGAGCTGGCTTTACTCTTCTGACACAGCAATGTAGGGGCGAACAGTGTTCGCCTTCCAAGGACAGCTTTGAAAGAATCATAGCAGCTGTACCCCTGCCGATTTTTGGAAAATTGGCAGAAAGCATACTGCCGGAGAATTATATTGATAAGATTTCTGCGGCAGAGCATACATCAGTTGTCTGCATGGTGCTTATGCTTAAAAAGTCCTTCAGCCGCTACTATTGGCTGAATATAGGTGATGAAAGCATACCCTTCGGGGGCCTTATTGAGCATACCAACCTTTTGGATAAGAGCTCATACAACAATAAAAATGTATTATACATATCCAACTATTTATATAAGGACAGCAAACTTTTTTCAATGAGCAGCGAAGAGCTATTGAAGGAGTATATTCCTCATTTGAAAAAGATAAATCCAGAGTTTGATGAGAGCTGGGTTGAAGGAGTCTATACTTTCAGAGACGAATACGCACAGCCTATTATAAAATGTGGATATTCCAAAATAAAACCAGAGTTTGAGACTCCGGTGGCAGGGCTGTTCATAGCCAGTATGTGCAATATCTACCCGGAAGACAGAGGCGTTAATTACGCCGTGAGGGATGGGAAAATGGTGGCAGAGCTTGTAGGGGCGAACAGTGTTCGCCCAATAACACACGTAAACAATTCGGATTTTGTGAGGTAG
- a CDS encoding transposase — protein sequence MDNEHHQRKQLRIKGYDYSQAGYYFVTICVQNGACILCRGEHCSPENNTKFELSDIGEVVDTAINNIEKYYPNIRIDNYVIMPNHIHMIIAIDGEESGRTMFAPTISRIIKQFKEYVTKQIGYSFWQKSYYDHVIRNEQSYKEIYEYIETNPLKWELDKYYK from the coding sequence ATGGATAACGAACATCATCAAAGAAAACAATTGAGGATAAAGGGTTATGATTATTCACAGGCAGGTTATTATTTTGTGACGATTTGTGTACAAAATGGAGCATGCATATTATGTAGGGGCGAACATTGTTCGCCTGAAAACAACACAAAATTTGAGTTGTCAGATATTGGTGAAGTTGTAGATACAGCGATAAATAATATAGAAAAATATTATCCGAATATTAGAATTGATAATTATGTTATTATGCCAAACCATATACATATGATTATTGCAATAGATGGTGAAGAAAGTGGGCGAACGATGTTCGCCCCTACGATATCTCGGATTATTAAACAGTTTAAGGAATATGTAACAAAGCAAATTGGTTATTCTTTTTGGCAAAAATCATATTATGATCATGTTATCAGAAATGAACAATCCTATAAAGAAATATACGAATACATAGAAACAAATCCATTGAAATGGGAATTAGACAAGTATTATAAGTAG
- a CDS encoding DUF2298 domain-containing protein — protein MFGDVLIIFKWWLYILLIGILFLPFTQKYFRSFFDKGYVFSKVVGILVLSYCSWLLSSLGIIGSERIFSFIIPFALIPLAAFMCKDSNILRDIKENILIILFEELIFMGLLLLWSYVRGLQPDIYGLEKYMDFGFVNAILRADSMPPIDIWFAGKGINYYYFGHYICAYLIKLSGIEPAIAYNLMIATLFSTSFLLTFSIASTMLHMMKRFSVKKLVIAGLIAASLLSFGGNLHSLIYGYGILGDSGTYFYPDSTRYIGYNPPSDDKTIHEFPTYSFIVSDLHGHVSDIPTVLTFMAVLLGCFAAGEGIGRLGFDKVVLLGFLLSTIYMTNTWDYPIYITVLAITMLYRHTHIYFNTLKPANPIIKTLAVVLAVIAISQLFALPYSLKFEGISAGVGLVHYHTPLYQLAILWGYQLFYVLCFVVFLIITTRERMRVRHKNESWLERLVKNIAVPDMLCLIICCCGLGLLLIPEIVYVSDIYSNGYHRANTIFKLTYQAFIMFCIAAGYIIVRIPSALRNRSYKVLTAVILLIVYMLPMSYFPLALKGYYTAWKPSNYKGIDGLKFIESKYPEDYGVIEWLNTNVKGQPTILEAHGDSYTNYGRISMATGLPTVQGWFVHEWLWRNDRNEPLERGKEVQTVYESQDIDASLDIIRKYDVQYIIIGDLEREKFVNLNEDKLLSLGEVVFESGNTKIVRVVVKY, from the coding sequence ATGTTTGGAGATGTCCTTATTATCTTTAAATGGTGGTTATATATTCTACTTATAGGTATATTATTCCTGCCGTTTACCCAAAAATACTTCCGCTCATTCTTTGATAAAGGCTATGTCTTTTCAAAGGTTGTGGGTATTTTAGTTTTATCCTATTGCTCATGGCTTTTGTCTTCTTTAGGTATAATCGGCTCTGAAAGGATATTCTCTTTTATTATACCTTTTGCTCTGATACCTCTTGCAGCTTTTATGTGTAAGGACTCTAATATACTCAGAGATATTAAAGAAAATATACTTATCATACTTTTTGAAGAGCTGATATTTATGGGCTTGCTCCTTTTGTGGAGCTATGTAAGGGGGCTTCAGCCTGACATATATGGACTTGAGAAATACATGGACTTCGGCTTTGTCAATGCCATTCTCAGGGCTGACAGCATGCCTCCCATTGATATATGGTTTGCCGGAAAGGGTATCAATTACTATTATTTTGGCCACTACATCTGCGCATATCTTATAAAGCTCTCAGGCATTGAGCCCGCAATTGCATATAATCTGATGATTGCAACCCTTTTCTCAACATCTTTCCTGCTTACCTTTTCTATAGCTTCCACTATGCTGCATATGATGAAAAGGTTCAGCGTCAAGAAACTAGTGATAGCAGGTCTCATAGCTGCATCCCTTCTTTCTTTTGGCGGTAATCTGCACAGCCTTATTTACGGCTATGGAATCCTGGGGGATAGCGGTACATACTTTTATCCTGATTCCACCAGATACATAGGCTATAATCCGCCTAGCGATGACAAGACTATTCATGAGTTTCCGACCTATTCCTTCATAGTATCAGACCTCCACGGTCATGTTTCGGACATTCCGACTGTATTGACCTTCATGGCGGTTTTATTGGGCTGCTTTGCTGCAGGTGAGGGAATTGGACGGCTTGGCTTCGACAAGGTTGTATTGCTGGGATTTCTCCTTTCAACTATATATATGACTAACACCTGGGATTATCCTATATATATCACCGTTCTTGCGATTACAATGCTGTATAGGCATACTCACATTTATTTCAATACTCTTAAGCCCGCAAACCCCATTATTAAAACTTTGGCGGTTGTGCTTGCTGTAATAGCTATTTCACAGTTATTTGCCCTGCCCTATTCCTTGAAGTTTGAAGGTATATCAGCCGGTGTGGGTCTTGTGCATTATCACACGCCCTTGTATCAACTGGCTATATTATGGGGATACCAACTCTTTTATGTACTATGCTTTGTTGTATTTCTTATAATTACCACTCGAGAAAGAATGCGGGTACGTCATAAGAATGAAAGCTGGCTCGAAAGGCTTGTGAAGAATATTGCTGTTCCTGATATGCTTTGCTTGATCATATGCTGTTGCGGATTGGGACTGCTCCTGATACCTGAAATAGTATATGTAAGTGATATATACTCCAATGGATACCACAGGGCGAACACCATATTCAAGCTTACTTACCAGGCATTTATAATGTTCTGCATAGCTGCAGGCTATATAATCGTGAGGATACCTTCAGCACTTAGGAATAGAAGTTATAAAGTACTCACCGCAGTAATTCTGCTAATTGTATATATGCTGCCCATGTCATATTTCCCGCTGGCTTTGAAAGGTTATTATACTGCCTGGAAACCCTCCAACTACAAAGGGATTGACGGCTTGAAGTTCATAGAGTCAAAATATCCTGAAGACTATGGAGTTATAGAGTGGCTGAACACCAATGTCAAAGGGCAGCCAACCATACTTGAAGCCCACGGAGACAGCTACACCAACTATGGCAGGATTTCCATGGCTACCGGCCTTCCCACTGTGCAGGGATGGTTCGTACATGAATGGCTGTGGAGAAATGACAGAAATGAGCCTTTAGAACGAGGCAAGGAGGTACAAACGGTTTATGAATCCCAGGATATAGATGCAAGTTTGGATATAATAAGAAAATATGATGTGCAGTATATTATCATAGGCGACTTGGAAAGAGAGAAGTTTGTGAATTTGAATGAGGATAAGCTTTTGTCCCTTGGTGAAGTGGTATTTGAAAGCGGGAATACGAAGATTGTTAGGGTTGTAGTTAAATATTAA
- the galU gene encoding UTP--glucose-1-phosphate uridylyltransferase GalU — MKVRKAIIPAAGLGTRFLPATKAQPKEMLPIVDKPTIQYIVEEAINSGIEEILIVTGRNKRAIEDHFDRSVELELELKNKGNSELLKQVQDISNLVDIHYVRQKEARGLGHAIYCARTFVGNEPFAVMLGDDVVDSSVPCLKQLIDVFDEYSGTVLGVQEVSPEDVNKYGIVTFDRISDRLYKVKDLVEKPAKENAPSNVAILGRYIITPEIFGILEHTEPGSGGEIQLTDALKALRKVQEMYAYNFEGKRYDIGSKLGFLQATIEFALKREELSQDFREYLKTIDI, encoded by the coding sequence ATGAAAGTCAGAAAAGCGATAATACCTGCAGCGGGTTTGGGGACGCGCTTCCTGCCGGCCACCAAGGCACAGCCTAAAGAAATGCTGCCTATAGTGGACAAACCGACAATACAGTATATCGTAGAAGAGGCAATAAACTCAGGGATAGAAGAAATTTTGATTGTGACAGGAAGAAATAAAAGGGCTATAGAGGATCATTTTGACAGATCGGTGGAGTTGGAGCTGGAGCTTAAAAATAAGGGGAACAGTGAACTTCTAAAACAGGTGCAGGATATTTCCAACCTGGTGGATATACACTACGTGAGACAAAAGGAAGCAAGGGGACTGGGTCATGCTATCTACTGTGCCAGGACTTTTGTGGGTAATGAGCCCTTTGCAGTAATGCTTGGGGATGATGTTGTGGACTCCTCTGTTCCATGTCTGAAGCAGCTGATTGACGTATTTGACGAGTATTCCGGCACTGTACTTGGTGTCCAGGAGGTAAGCCCTGAAGATGTGAATAAATATGGCATAGTTACCTTTGATAGGATTAGTGACAGGCTGTATAAGGTAAAGGATCTCGTTGAAAAGCCTGCCAAAGAGAATGCTCCATCCAATGTTGCAATACTTGGAAGATATATAATAACACCCGAGATATTTGGCATATTAGAGCACACAGAACCAGGCTCGGGCGGAGAGATACAGCTGACAGACGCATTGAAGGCCTTGAGAAAAGTACAGGAAATGTATGCATATAACTTTGAGGGCAAAAGATATGATATAGGCTCGAAGCTTGGCTTCCTTCAGGCAACAATAGAGTTCGCCCTAAAGCGTGAAGAGCTAAGCCAAGACTTCAGGGAGTATCTGAAGACTATAGATATTTAG
- a CDS encoding phospho-sugar mutase, producing MSFYERYNRWTTDAAFDEETRKELIAIKDDEKDIEDRFYKDLEFGTGGLRGVIGAGTNRMNKYTVGRATQGLANYIIKKKVENPSVAIAYDPRRFSHEFAIEAAKVLNANGIAAYVFSELRPTPELSFAVRELKATAGIVITASHNPPQYNGYKVYWSDGGQVVSPIAEELIAEANAIQDFSEIKCMDECDVKGKGLLKFLGKEMDDRYIERVKSLALNTDVVKEVGDNFRIIYTPLHGTGNLPVRRALKEAGFSSVTVVPEQELPDKDFPTVKYPNPEEHEAFTLAIELAEKEAADIIIGTDPDCDRVGVVVKNTQGEYVVLTGNQTGALLIDYILSSLHKLGRLNEKSTIINTIVTGKLGEKIAESYDVGTVSVLTGFKYIAEKIKEFESSGREFVFGYEESYGYLAGTFVRDKDAVMTSMLICEMAACFKKKGMTLYEGLIELYRKYGYYKESLNSITFKGKEGMEEMVKLINTLRNNPPKEINSLKVVEIRDYLDYKGPIKLPKENVLQFVLEDKSWFCIRPSGTEPKLKIYFSVIGESNNDADARMAGLRAAIEVLIEAK from the coding sequence ATGAGCTTTTATGAAAGGTATAATAGATGGACGACTGATGCTGCCTTTGACGAGGAAACCAGAAAAGAACTTATTGCAATTAAAGACGATGAAAAGGATATAGAGGATAGGTTCTACAAGGATCTGGAGTTTGGGACAGGCGGTCTTAGAGGTGTGATCGGGGCAGGTACCAACAGGATGAACAAATATACAGTTGGAAGAGCAACTCAGGGCTTGGCAAACTATATTATAAAAAAGAAGGTAGAAAATCCGAGCGTTGCTATAGCTTATGACCCCAGGCGCTTCTCCCATGAATTCGCTATAGAAGCAGCAAAGGTATTAAATGCCAATGGTATTGCTGCTTATGTATTCAGCGAGTTAAGACCGACCCCGGAGCTATCTTTTGCAGTCAGGGAGCTCAAAGCCACTGCCGGAATAGTTATAACAGCAAGCCACAACCCACCCCAATACAATGGCTATAAGGTGTATTGGAGCGATGGGGGCCAGGTGGTTTCCCCAATAGCTGAGGAACTTATTGCAGAAGCGAATGCCATACAGGACTTTTCTGAAATAAAATGCATGGATGAATGTGATGTAAAGGGAAAAGGCCTGCTTAAGTTTTTAGGAAAAGAAATGGATGACAGATACATTGAAAGAGTCAAATCCCTCGCTCTGAATACTGATGTAGTCAAAGAAGTGGGAGACAACTTCAGGATAATCTACACTCCTTTGCACGGTACAGGCAACCTTCCTGTCAGGAGGGCTTTGAAGGAAGCGGGGTTTAGCAGCGTTACGGTAGTGCCTGAGCAGGAGCTTCCGGATAAAGACTTTCCCACAGTAAAATATCCAAATCCTGAGGAGCATGAAGCTTTTACTCTGGCTATTGAGCTTGCTGAGAAGGAAGCTGCTGATATTATAATAGGAACTGACCCGGACTGTGACAGGGTGGGTGTCGTAGTTAAAAATACTCAGGGAGAATATGTGGTGCTTACAGGGAATCAGACAGGAGCGCTGCTAATAGACTATATTCTGAGCTCCCTTCATAAGCTGGGCCGGTTAAATGAAAAAAGCACAATAATAAACACCATAGTCACTGGCAAGCTAGGGGAAAAAATAGCAGAAAGCTATGACGTGGGGACAGTATCGGTGCTTACGGGTTTCAAGTACATAGCAGAGAAGATAAAGGAATTTGAGAGCAGCGGAAGAGAATTCGTATTCGGATATGAAGAAAGCTACGGATATCTCGCAGGAACCTTTGTAAGGGATAAGGATGCAGTAATGACATCAATGCTAATTTGCGAAATGGCTGCCTGCTTCAAGAAAAAAGGGATGACGCTGTATGAGGGACTTATTGAGCTCTACCGCAAATACGGCTATTACAAGGAGAGCCTCAACTCGATAACTTTCAAGGGCAAGGAAGGCATGGAGGAAATGGTTAAGCTTATAAACACTCTAAGGAATAATCCTCCAAAAGAGATTAACAGCCTGAAGGTGGTTGAAATAAGGGATTATTTGGATTACAAAGGGCCAATAAAGCTGCCGAAGGAAAATGTTCTTCAATTTGTGCTGGAGGACAAATCATGGTTTTGCATAAGGCCTTCAGGAACTGAACCAAAGCTGAAGATATATTTCTCTGTAATAGGGGAAAGCAATAATGATGCTGATGCCAGAATGGCAGGTCTTAGGGCAGCAATTGAGGTCTTGATAGAGGCTAAATAG